A part of Melittangium boletus DSM 14713 genomic DNA contains:
- a CDS encoding pirin family protein has product MTIYRNIASIGGARKRPGSYEFSAANVSSGSVGRDIDPVITIDHFHIRAPMFAPHPHAGFSAVTYLFEDGEGEFINRDSLGDRVVARPGAVIWTVTGSGVLHEEYPATRGKLSHGLQIFVNLPAAEKLLRPRLLFVDGPDVPVRELPGARLRVAAGTSGDVHSKLEAPGDITLLDVKLEPDAVFEEAFPADRSVLAYVIKGSTLVGNEGRQLGTLEVASFADVEGAVLLRATSEGAQVVLIAGRPLREPLVSHGPFVMNTEQQLASAIERYRAGGMGALASENDT; this is encoded by the coding sequence ATGACGATCTACCGCAACATCGCCAGCATTGGCGGCGCAAGGAAACGTCCGGGCTCGTACGAGTTCAGCGCGGCAAATGTATCGTCGGGCTCGGTCGGACGCGACATCGACCCCGTCATCACCATTGACCACTTCCACATCCGCGCGCCGATGTTCGCGCCGCACCCGCACGCCGGCTTCTCGGCGGTGACCTACCTCTTCGAAGACGGAGAGGGCGAGTTCATCAACCGCGACAGCCTGGGCGACCGGGTCGTGGCCCGCCCGGGTGCCGTCATCTGGACCGTGACCGGCAGCGGGGTGCTGCACGAGGAGTACCCCGCGACACGCGGGAAGCTCTCGCACGGGCTGCAGATCTTCGTGAATCTGCCCGCAGCCGAGAAGCTGCTGCGACCGCGCCTCTTGTTCGTCGACGGGCCCGACGTTCCCGTGCGCGAACTCCCGGGCGCTCGCCTGCGCGTGGCCGCTGGCACCTCCGGCGACGTCCACTCCAAGCTTGAGGCGCCGGGCGACATCACGCTGCTCGACGTGAAGCTCGAGCCTGACGCGGTATTCGAGGAGGCGTTTCCGGCTGACCGTAGCGTGCTCGCATACGTCATCAAGGGAAGCACGCTCGTCGGCAACGAGGGTCGTCAGCTCGGCACGCTCGAAGTGGCCAGCTTTGCTGACGTCGAGGGCGCGGTGCTGCTGCGCGCGACGTCGGAGGGCGCGCAGGTCGTACTGATCGCGGGACGCCCTCTTCGCGAGCCGCTCGTCTCGCACGGCCCGTTCGTCATGAACACCGAGCAGCAGCTCGCCTCCGCGATCGAGCGCTATCGCGCGGGCGGTATGGGCGCGCTTGCGTCCGAAAACGACACCTGA
- a CDS encoding NmrA family NAD(P)-binding protein, with amino-acid sequence MTKRTIALVGSTGHLGTLIANALLEKPDVQLRLLVRAASRAKVAELERRGAEIIEGALGPEDGAALATLCKGAYAVVSAVQGGPDVIIEGQRRLLHAARHAGVRRFIPSDYALDLFKVKPGNIVTSEMRRQFALIEEAERGDVEVVHVLNGGFLDRGVLFGFIRVIDVEKQTAYVWGDGKQPMDWTTYEDTARYTAEVAVDDRPVPRKFGVAGSVVDFEQLVQEYEAGSGKKLKVERLGSLDDLSTRIAELQKHNPQNLLAYLPLMYLRSVLSGEGKLDELMNDRYPSIKPTTVRAYVAKEGL; translated from the coding sequence ATGACCAAGAGGACCATCGCACTGGTGGGCAGCACCGGCCACCTGGGAACCCTGATCGCCAACGCGCTGCTGGAGAAGCCCGACGTGCAGCTCCGGCTGCTCGTGCGCGCGGCCAGCCGCGCCAAGGTCGCCGAGCTCGAGAGGCGAGGCGCGGAGATCATCGAGGGCGCGCTCGGGCCCGAAGATGGCGCGGCGCTCGCGACGCTCTGCAAGGGCGCGTACGCCGTCGTTTCCGCAGTACAGGGTGGCCCCGACGTCATTATTGAAGGGCAAAGGCGGCTTCTGCACGCGGCGCGACACGCCGGCGTGCGGCGCTTCATTCCCTCGGACTACGCGCTCGACCTGTTCAAGGTGAAGCCCGGCAACATCGTGACCTCCGAGATGCGCCGACAGTTCGCGCTCATCGAAGAGGCCGAGCGCGGCGACGTCGAGGTGGTTCACGTGCTCAACGGCGGCTTCCTCGATCGTGGCGTCCTCTTCGGCTTCATCCGCGTGATCGATGTCGAGAAGCAGACGGCATACGTCTGGGGCGACGGCAAGCAGCCCATGGACTGGACGACCTACGAGGACACCGCCCGGTACACCGCCGAGGTCGCGGTCGACGACCGGCCGGTGCCGCGCAAGTTCGGTGTCGCCGGCAGCGTCGTCGACTTCGAGCAGCTCGTGCAGGAGTACGAGGCCGGCTCGGGCAAGAAGCTCAAGGTCGAGCGGCTCGGCTCCCTCGACGACCTCAGCACGCGCATCGCGGAGCTGCAGAAGCACAACCCACAGAACCTGCTCGCGTACCTGCCGCTCATGTACCTCCGCTCGGTCCTGAGCGGTGAAGGCAAGCTCGACGAGCTGATGAACGACCGCTACCCGTCGATCAAGCCGACCACCGTGCGCGCCTACGTCGCGAAGGAGGGACTCTGA
- a CDS encoding oxidoreductase: MKQDPNITWRRVDAASLDLKGWKIAVIGGTGGLGRAITGVLVSRGASVTVVGQTFRDKGVPGIEFVKADLSLLREAERVAKALPAEQLDLLVFTAGIFAAPKRQETAEGLERDIAVSYLNRLVMLRELAPRLGKGRPAERAKLKPRVFVMGYPGTGQAGTLGDLNADRSYSAMTVHMNTVAGNEMLVLDAAKRYPHATFFGLNPGLIKTNIRDNFFGKDSFKSRFMETLIGFFTPSPETYAARITPLLVSPDLEGHSGALFNQKGFAIMPSPTLADGAHVAKFLAESEALVARATG; the protein is encoded by the coding sequence ATGAAGCAGGACCCGAACATCACGTGGCGGCGCGTCGACGCCGCGAGCCTTGACTTGAAGGGCTGGAAGATCGCCGTCATCGGCGGCACCGGCGGGCTCGGGCGCGCAATCACGGGCGTGCTCGTGTCTCGCGGTGCGAGCGTCACGGTCGTCGGCCAGACGTTCCGTGACAAGGGCGTGCCGGGCATCGAGTTCGTGAAGGCCGACTTGAGCCTGCTGCGCGAGGCCGAGCGGGTCGCCAAGGCGCTACCTGCCGAACAGCTCGACCTGTTGGTGTTCACCGCGGGCATCTTCGCGGCGCCGAAGCGCCAGGAGACCGCAGAGGGGCTCGAGCGCGATATCGCGGTGAGCTACCTGAATCGCCTCGTGATGCTTCGTGAGCTCGCGCCGCGTCTTGGCAAGGGGCGACCTGCTGAACGCGCGAAGCTGAAGCCGCGGGTGTTCGTGATGGGCTATCCGGGGACGGGCCAGGCCGGCACACTCGGCGATCTCAACGCCGACAGGTCCTACAGCGCGATGACGGTGCACATGAACACCGTTGCAGGCAACGAGATGCTCGTCCTCGACGCGGCGAAGCGATACCCACACGCGACGTTCTTCGGCCTGAACCCCGGTCTCATCAAGACGAACATCCGCGACAACTTCTTCGGCAAGGACTCGTTCAAGTCGCGCTTCATGGAGACGCTGATCGGATTCTTCACGCCGAGCCCGGAGACATACGCGGCGCGCATCACGCCGCTGCTCGTCTCGCCCGACCTTGAAGGCCACAGCGGGGCGCTGTTCAACCAGAAAGGCTTCGCGATCATGCCCTCGCCAACGCTCGCGGACGGCGCGCACGTCGCCAAGTTCCTGGCGGAGTCGGAGGCGCTGGTCGCACGGGCGACGGGATGA
- a CDS encoding transposase translates to MDDRKALEGIVFAQKTGVPWAAMSATCAWPSGVTFWCRLTQWH, encoded by the coding sequence GTGGATGACCGCAAGGCCCTTGAGGGCATCGTCTTCGCCCAGAAGACGGGCGTGCCCTGGGCCGCGATGTCGGCCACTTGCGCCTGGCCCAGCGGCGTCACCTTCTGGTGCAGGCTGACGCAGTGGCACTAA
- a CDS encoding GTP pyrophosphokinase yields MEQSKIDEILRQYDEKTGSLRLFADRTRLLIEEILLANKLVAHSINCRVKERDSLAKKFARPGKSYGSLDDITDIVGIRVITYFADDVDIVAKLIEQEFEIDRTNSVDKRSLIDPARFGYLSLHYVLGLSANRRNMAEYKRLPNIKAEVQVRSILQHAWAEIEHDLGYKTSLEVPAKIRRRFSRLAGLLELADEEFKTIRQELARYEEDVLARIKQEPAEIEINKVSLGIFFNGNEHVKAIDEQIMACVGAKVRYEHSDVSLGREVDVLSAFGARTIQQLESALTTNSDVVVSFAEHWMENDKHDRLVAGISVFYLLYVLTAQTGETSRVEMFLNLENIEESEDRPDIARRVLDVYKSVSKKKGKA; encoded by the coding sequence ATGGAACAAAGCAAAATTGACGAGATACTTAGACAATACGACGAGAAGACTGGATCTCTCCGGCTTTTTGCTGATCGGACTCGCCTGCTCATCGAAGAGATTCTCCTCGCGAACAAGCTAGTCGCTCACTCCATCAACTGTCGTGTCAAGGAGCGAGACAGTCTAGCGAAGAAGTTCGCCCGCCCAGGCAAATCATACGGAAGCCTGGACGACATAACGGATATTGTAGGAATTAGAGTTATCACCTATTTCGCAGATGACGTGGATATTGTTGCAAAATTGATCGAGCAGGAATTCGAAATTGATCGCACGAACTCAGTCGACAAGCGCTCCTTGATCGATCCTGCTCGGTTCGGTTATTTGTCATTACACTACGTGTTGGGGTTGTCTGCCAACCGACGTAATATGGCAGAATACAAGCGTCTTCCCAACATAAAAGCTGAAGTGCAAGTACGCTCGATCTTGCAGCACGCCTGGGCTGAAATCGAGCACGACCTCGGATACAAGACAAGCCTTGAGGTACCCGCCAAAATTAGAAGGAGATTCTCTCGGTTGGCCGGGCTTCTAGAATTAGCGGATGAGGAGTTCAAGACGATACGGCAAGAGCTTGCGCGTTATGAGGAGGACGTTCTTGCGAGGATCAAGCAAGAACCGGCCGAGATCGAAATTAATAAAGTTTCGCTGGGCATATTCTTTAATGGCAATGAGCATGTCAAGGCGATTGACGAGCAGATCATGGCCTGTGTCGGTGCCAAGGTTCGATATGAACATTCTGACGTAAGCTTGGGACGGGAGGTGGATGTTCTTAGTGCATTTGGTGCTCGGACGATTCAACAGTTGGAGTCGGCGCTCACAACCAATAGCGATGTGGTAGTTAGTTTTGCTGAGCACTGGATGGAGAATGATAAACACGATCGCCTAGTGGCGGGGATCTCCGTGTTCTATCTCTTGTATGTGCTCACTGCCCAGACGGGAGAGACGAGCAGGGTGGAGATGTTCCTCAACCTAGAGAATATTGAAGAATCGGAGGACCGCCCCGATATCGCCCGCCGAGTCTTGGATGTATACAAGAGTGTATCGAAAAAAAAGGGCAAGGCCTGA